Proteins encoded by one window of Kineosporia sp. NBRC 101731:
- a CDS encoding 2'-5' RNA ligase family protein produces MTGGTRREPPATMSMALVRPVSEDVVTIGVVLDIPQPQADFLRQSRAGFGDPLAAEIPPHITLLPPTQVPAGDDQAIQDHLRAVAAVTTRFSITLGGTGSFRPISPVVFVKLEDGAEHCADLQRLIRTGPLKRALPFDYHPHVTVAHHLDDPAMDRAESELADYRSTFDVCGLNFYEHGRDGLWQLRRRFGFKGDLLDT; encoded by the coding sequence ATGACGGGGGGAACCCGCCGGGAACCACCGGCGACCATGAGCATGGCTCTGGTGAGACCGGTCTCCGAAGACGTGGTCACCATCGGGGTGGTGCTCGACATCCCGCAGCCGCAGGCCGACTTCCTGCGGCAGAGCCGGGCCGGCTTCGGCGATCCGCTGGCGGCGGAGATCCCGCCGCACATCACGCTGCTGCCACCGACCCAGGTGCCCGCCGGCGACGACCAGGCGATCCAGGATCATTTGCGCGCCGTCGCGGCGGTCACCACCCGGTTCAGCATCACGCTGGGCGGCACCGGGTCGTTCCGGCCGATCTCGCCGGTCGTCTTCGTCAAGCTGGAAGACGGCGCCGAGCACTGCGCCGACCTGCAGCGGCTGATCCGGACCGGCCCGCTCAAGCGGGCCCTGCCGTTCGACTACCACCCGCACGTCACGGTGGCCCACCATCTCGACGACCCGGCGATGGACCGGGCCGAGTCCGAGCTGGCCGATTATCGCTCGACGTTCGACGTCTGCGGGCTCAACTTCTACGAGCACGGGCGCGACGGGCTGTGGCAGTTGCGGCGTCGGTTCGGCTTCAAGGGCGATCTGCTGGACACTTAG
- the trpS gene encoding tryptophan--tRNA ligase, whose protein sequence is MPETGPARPRLLSGMQPTSDSLHLGNYIGALANWVELQEQFEAFFFVADLHSITVDYDPAALRRRTHRYIAQYLAAGIDPAKSVLFVQSQVPEHPRLSWVLESITGFGEAGRMTQFKDKSSKEGSDRATVGLFTYPILQAADILLYRPKVVPVGEDQRQHLELTRDLAQRFNKRFGKTFPVPEAHIVKATAKILDLQNPDKKMSGSVGGPGCLWLLDDPKVSAKKIRSAVTDTGREIVFDPENKPGVSNLLTIQSVLTRSPIESLVEKFAGAGYGDLKKEVAAAYEEFAGPIAEKANALIADPGTLDDILADGAARAQETTTRVLAEVYDRVGFLPPKR, encoded by the coding sequence ATGCCTGAAACCGGTCCCGCGCGACCCCGGCTGCTTTCCGGTATGCAGCCGACGTCCGACTCCCTGCACCTGGGTAACTACATCGGCGCGCTTGCGAACTGGGTCGAGCTGCAGGAGCAGTTCGAGGCCTTCTTCTTCGTCGCCGACCTGCACTCGATCACCGTCGACTACGACCCCGCGGCCCTGCGCCGGCGCACCCACCGCTACATCGCGCAGTACCTGGCCGCGGGCATCGACCCGGCGAAGTCGGTGCTGTTCGTGCAGAGCCAGGTCCCGGAGCACCCGCGCCTGTCCTGGGTGCTGGAGTCGATCACCGGGTTCGGCGAGGCCGGCCGGATGACCCAGTTCAAGGACAAGTCGAGCAAGGAAGGCTCCGACCGGGCGACCGTCGGGCTCTTCACCTACCCGATCCTGCAGGCCGCCGACATCCTGCTCTACCGTCCGAAGGTCGTGCCGGTCGGCGAGGACCAGCGCCAGCACCTCGAGCTCACCCGCGACCTGGCCCAGCGCTTCAACAAGCGTTTCGGCAAGACGTTCCCGGTGCCCGAGGCCCACATCGTGAAGGCCACGGCGAAGATCCTCGACCTGCAGAACCCGGACAAGAAGATGAGCGGCAGCGTCGGCGGCCCCGGTTGCCTGTGGCTGCTCGACGACCCGAAGGTCTCGGCCAAGAAGATCCGTTCGGCCGTCACCGACACCGGTCGCGAGATCGTCTTCGACCCGGAGAACAAGCCCGGGGTGTCGAACCTGCTCACCATCCAGTCGGTGCTGACCCGGTCGCCGATCGAGTCGCTCGTGGAGAAGTTCGCGGGGGCGGGCTACGGCGACCTGAAGAAGGAGGTCGCGGCGGCGTACGAGGAGTTCGCCGGGCCGATCGCGGAGAAGGCCAACGCGCTGATCGCCGATCCGGGCACGCTCGACGACATTCTCGCCGACGGGGCGGCGAGGGCTCAGGAGACGACCACACGGGTGCTCGCCGAGGTCTACGACCGGGTCGGGTTCCTACCTCCGAAGCGGTGA